In a genomic window of Drosophila takahashii strain IR98-3 E-12201 chromosome 3L, DtakHiC1v2, whole genome shotgun sequence:
- the blanks gene encoding double-stranded RNA-specific editase 1 isoform X1: MKRACGEKMFIKENFNDGEEKDESKDETAVVRAQTPALINENVSDEGKDKFQDDTVMICAQTAVEIHGSISDLIEENLNDEVMNAFQTDPVVVRAQSPALDSTEKSSAPFPDDIMDQDPNAIDDENNVQNPQDSLIGDLKAIEDEQDQNDEPTVISFENLMQSSGDPGLIINQEKEEEEQTDSSDVDSIKSGDHTKLNTLINSLVPKGAIELVNELEGLFINRKAIKRNHEGLFSAVMTINSRMYEGQGVSKNSAQAAACEKALRDFFIEKMKAQGNGDSIMPQLASFAIHKLFEKWESDGIDCAALYTVDEHAPQSAVLPKKRIVRSTLPIDFKTMHPTLLLSYMRPKSSFKYLGSSGEPPNTLFTMGTKVDKQEFEATGTSKKRARLNVAVLACNTLFGTNLNPIR; encoded by the exons ATGAAACGAGCTTGTGgcgaaaaaatgtttattaaagaaaatttcaaCGACGGTGAGGAAAAAGATGAGTCCAAGGACGAGACCGCAGTGGTTCGCGCTCAGACTCCAG CTCTtattaatgaaaatgttaGTGATGAGGGGAAGGATAAGTTCCAGGACGACACCGTAATGATCTGTGCTCAGACTGCAG TGGAAATTCATGGTTCCATTTCAGATCttattgaagaaaatctaaatgaTGAGGTGATGAATGCGTTCCAGACCGACCCCGTTGTGGTTCGTGCTCAGAGTCCAG CTCTGGATTCTACTGAGAAAAGCTCTGCTCCATTTCCTGATGATATTATGGATCAAGATCCAAATGCGATTGATGATGAAAATAATGTCCAGAACCCACAGGACTCACTCATTGGCGATTTGAAAGCCATCGAAGACGAGCAAGATCAAAATGATGAGCCGACCGTCATAtcctttgaaaatttgatgcAAAGCAGCGGGGATCCCGGCCTCatcattaatcaagaaaaaGAAGAGGAGGAGCAGACAGACTCCTCCGATGTGGACTCGATAAAATCAGGTGATCATACAAAACTGAACACTCTGATAAATTCCTTGGTTCCCAAGGGTGCTATTGAATTGGTCAACGAGTTAGAGGGTTTGTTTATTAACCGCAAGGCCATCAAAAGGAATCACGAGGGCCTATTCTCGGCAGTTATGACAATAAACTCCAGGATGTACGAAGGACAGGGAGTTTCAAAAAACTCGGCCCAGGCAGCGGCCTGCGAGAAAGCTTTGCGCGATTTCttcattgaaaaaatgaaagctCAAGGAAATGGGGATTCAATTATGCCGCAGCTAGCTTCGTTTGCCATTCACAAACTATTCGAGAAGTGGGAGAGCGACGGAATCGATTGTGCAGCTCTTTATACTGTCGATGAGCATGCCCCACAGAGTGCTGTCCTCCCAAAGAAGCGCATAGTTCGCTCTACATTGCCCATCGACTTTAAAACCATGCATCCAACCTTGCTTCTCTCCTATATGCGCCCTAAATCATCTTTCAAGTACTTGGGATCTTCAGGAGAACCTCCTAACACCCTGTTTACTATGGGAACAAAGGTGGACAAGCAGGAGTTCGAGGCTACTGGGACTTCTAAAAAGAGGGCACGTCTGAATGTGGCCGTGCTAGCATGCAACACTCTGTTCGGTACCAACCTTAATCCAATCCGTTAA
- the blanks gene encoding double-stranded RNA-specific editase 1 isoform X2, whose protein sequence is MKRACGEKMFIKENFNDGEEKDESKDETAVVRAQTPALINENVSDEGKDKFQDDTVMICAQTADLIEENLNDEVMNAFQTDPVVVRAQSPALDSTEKSSAPFPDDIMDQDPNAIDDENNVQNPQDSLIGDLKAIEDEQDQNDEPTVISFENLMQSSGDPGLIINQEKEEEEQTDSSDVDSIKSGDHTKLNTLINSLVPKGAIELVNELEGLFINRKAIKRNHEGLFSAVMTINSRMYEGQGVSKNSAQAAACEKALRDFFIEKMKAQGNGDSIMPQLASFAIHKLFEKWESDGIDCAALYTVDEHAPQSAVLPKKRIVRSTLPIDFKTMHPTLLLSYMRPKSSFKYLGSSGEPPNTLFTMGTKVDKQEFEATGTSKKRARLNVAVLACNTLFGTNLNPIR, encoded by the exons ATGAAACGAGCTTGTGgcgaaaaaatgtttattaaagaaaatttcaaCGACGGTGAGGAAAAAGATGAGTCCAAGGACGAGACCGCAGTGGTTCGCGCTCAGACTCCAG CTCTtattaatgaaaatgttaGTGATGAGGGGAAGGATAAGTTCCAGGACGACACCGTAATGATCTGTGCTCAGACTGCAG ATCttattgaagaaaatctaaatgaTGAGGTGATGAATGCGTTCCAGACCGACCCCGTTGTGGTTCGTGCTCAGAGTCCAG CTCTGGATTCTACTGAGAAAAGCTCTGCTCCATTTCCTGATGATATTATGGATCAAGATCCAAATGCGATTGATGATGAAAATAATGTCCAGAACCCACAGGACTCACTCATTGGCGATTTGAAAGCCATCGAAGACGAGCAAGATCAAAATGATGAGCCGACCGTCATAtcctttgaaaatttgatgcAAAGCAGCGGGGATCCCGGCCTCatcattaatcaagaaaaaGAAGAGGAGGAGCAGACAGACTCCTCCGATGTGGACTCGATAAAATCAGGTGATCATACAAAACTGAACACTCTGATAAATTCCTTGGTTCCCAAGGGTGCTATTGAATTGGTCAACGAGTTAGAGGGTTTGTTTATTAACCGCAAGGCCATCAAAAGGAATCACGAGGGCCTATTCTCGGCAGTTATGACAATAAACTCCAGGATGTACGAAGGACAGGGAGTTTCAAAAAACTCGGCCCAGGCAGCGGCCTGCGAGAAAGCTTTGCGCGATTTCttcattgaaaaaatgaaagctCAAGGAAATGGGGATTCAATTATGCCGCAGCTAGCTTCGTTTGCCATTCACAAACTATTCGAGAAGTGGGAGAGCGACGGAATCGATTGTGCAGCTCTTTATACTGTCGATGAGCATGCCCCACAGAGTGCTGTCCTCCCAAAGAAGCGCATAGTTCGCTCTACATTGCCCATCGACTTTAAAACCATGCATCCAACCTTGCTTCTCTCCTATATGCGCCCTAAATCATCTTTCAAGTACTTGGGATCTTCAGGAGAACCTCCTAACACCCTGTTTACTATGGGAACAAAGGTGGACAAGCAGGAGTTCGAGGCTACTGGGACTTCTAAAAAGAGGGCACGTCTGAATGTGGCCGTGCTAGCATGCAACACTCTGTTCGGTACCAACCTTAATCCAATCCGTTAA